The genomic window TATCTTCGGAAATGAGCGAAAAGACTTCTGAATGACCTATACAATCAATCGAATGATGTCCGGCGCGGCTATCGACGACGTCGACGCGCGTGCGCGAAAAGCGCTTTCGGAGCACGGCTTCGGCGTGCTGACCGAGATCGACGTCAAGGCGACGATGAAAAAGCAGCTCGACGTCGAGCTGCCGGCCTATCGCATTCTCGGCGCCTGCAACCCGAAGATGGCGCATCAGGCAATCGAAATCGAGCCGCGGGTCGGTGCGATGCTGCCCTGCAACGTCATCCTGCGCGAAGTCGAGGGTGGTGTTGATGTCAGCGCCATCGACCCGGTGGCGTCGATGCAGGCTATCGAAAACGCTCAACTGATGGCCGTCGCGGGCCAGGTCCGCGAGCTGCTGGCGAAGGCCGTAGAGGCGATCTGAGATGAGCCTGCGCGCCGCCACACTCGGAGGCCTGGCGATCTTCGGGATCGTCCTGCTCGGCGTTTGGCAGATCGCGCCATCGGTCTTCACCGAGGCACGTGGACTGATGGACGGTGAACGTCTCGATATGCTGGTGGCGCGCGCTGGCTTCTGGGGGCCCGTTGTGATCGTCACGCTGATGACCGTCGCAGTCGTTGCGAGCCCGATCCCGAGCGCGCCGATTGCGCTGGCCGCCGGGGCTGCCTACGGACATCTCTGGGGCACAGTGCAGGTCGTGATCGG from Constrictibacter sp. MBR-5 includes these protein-coding regions:
- a CDS encoding DUF302 domain-containing protein, which produces MMSGAAIDDVDARARKALSEHGFGVLTEIDVKATMKKQLDVELPAYRILGACNPKMAHQAIEIEPRVGAMLPCNVILREVEGGVDVSAIDPVASMQAIENAQLMAVAGQVRELLAKAVEAI